One stretch of Tepiditoga spiralis DNA includes these proteins:
- a CDS encoding NYN domain-containing protein, whose protein sequence is MNDKHIKNTFIFMDYQNQPVDPELIVQKIEEFGKMVGGKAYGHWSKYPATMFSFSRHGIELIERPEDGFANKKGNDIKLAVDAIETMFSLPHIEIFILVTGDADFVPLIKKLRTYGKDVVVISRSKNTSIDMQTSADSYIPYEDIVKSEKIDSTDTFEDIVDEVTRIMEEKNLTPDENIIKRILTGIKVNYINLGYSTFSSFVEDIKKRMTNTLFTDEELSEYEENYMRFLERLIVMKNIPLTVEKLEKIASSRHQWITKNSKYSLKNFIENMIESNKIKKNSLGILKVPAPRRWEIRYEKILPYPEIRVKFAKFIFNLFESKKVSNISEALHVSKENLNLTNKIIGSFGMALKFSGLFRGKDGSDYVSLKTPVSLIGDFEEFKEVLDTFFIKRILKDEDIHEKSLAKISKYVYNKEDTKYAKNGLKYLISKKEVKYEKPFYKYYK, encoded by the coding sequence TTGAATGATAAACATATAAAAAATACATTTATATTTATGGATTATCAAAATCAACCAGTAGACCCTGAATTAATAGTTCAAAAAATTGAAGAATTTGGGAAAATGGTTGGTGGGAAGGCTTATGGGCATTGGTCTAAATATCCTGCAACTATGTTTTCTTTTTCAAGACATGGAATTGAGTTGATTGAAAGACCAGAAGATGGTTTTGCAAATAAAAAAGGAAATGATATAAAGCTTGCAGTAGATGCCATTGAAACCATGTTTTCTTTACCTCATATAGAAATATTTATTTTGGTAACTGGAGATGCTGATTTTGTCCCATTAATAAAGAAATTAAGAACTTATGGAAAAGATGTTGTGGTAATTAGTAGAAGTAAAAATACTTCTATTGATATGCAAACATCTGCTGATTCTTATATTCCATATGAAGATATAGTTAAATCAGAAAAAATTGATTCTACGGATACTTTTGAAGATATAGTTGATGAAGTAACAAGAATAATGGAAGAAAAAAATCTTACACCAGATGAAAATATAATAAAAAGAATATTAACAGGTATTAAAGTTAATTATATAAATCTTGGATATAGTACATTTAGTTCTTTTGTAGAAGATATTAAAAAGAGAATGACTAATACTTTATTTACAGACGAAGAACTTAGTGAATATGAAGAAAATTATATGAGATTTTTAGAACGTTTAATTGTTATGAAAAATATTCCTTTAACTGTTGAAAAACTCGAAAAAATAGCTTCTTCAAGACATCAATGGATAACAAAAAATTCTAAATATTCATTGAAAAATTTTATAGAAAATATGATAGAATCAAATAAAATAAAGAAAAATTCACTAGGAATTTTAAAGGTACCAGCGCCAAGAAGATGGGAAATAAGGTATGAAAAAATTCTTCCTTATCCAGAAATAAGAGTAAAATTTGCTAAATTTATTTTTAATCTTTTTGAAAGTAAAAAAGTTTCAAATATATCTGAAGCTTTACATGTTTCAAAAGAAAATTTAAATTTAACAAATAAAATAATAGGATCTTTTGGAATGGCATTAAAATTTTCAGGTTTATTTAGAGGTAAAGATGGTAGTGATTATGTTAGTTTAAAAACTCCAGTTAGCTTAATAGGTGATTTTGAGGAATTTAAAGAGGTATTAGATACGTTTTTTATTAAAAGAATATTAAAAGATGAAGATATTCATGAAAAGTCACTTGCAAAAATTTCAAAATACGTTTATAATAAAGAGGATACTAAATATGCAAAAAATGGATTAAAATATTTAATCTCAAAAAAAGAGGTTAAATATGAAAAACCTTTTTATAAATATTATAAGTAA
- a CDS encoding PLP-dependent aminotransferase family protein: MNFDFELKKRKDKNLYVQLYDGLKEMIINKKFKENQKLPAIRKIANFFKVNTSTVVKAYDLLEKEGFIYKKTGSGCFISNLEIKNKKEINDYDTKDFESFKYGQIQLHSNINFASSTPSINLFPIKNFKKVINKVLDRDGGEAFTYQETQGYYPLRDTISKSLKDKNINSSADRIQIVSGAQQAIDILSKILITPGDKIAVENPTYSGAISSFKNRGAIIQSFSIKNDGIDLNEFENFLKKNKIKFLYTMTNFHNPTGIKWSSKKKKTLLNLAIKYNFLILEDDCLSELYFYNKEPLSLKSLDTENKVIYIKSYSKIFMPGLRLGFIILPEKLYIPTLAVKYATDISSSGLNQRAFELYLKEGYWNNHIQTMKSLFKERFELMLDLILKYNMNLYAKPQGGLYFWLKTNIKIEKVYKKALKRGVSILPGSIFSLNNTSNYFRLSFATVEKNEIIKGMKILNDIINNDEEKKTYFPIV, from the coding sequence ATGAATTTTGATTTTGAATTAAAAAAAAGGAAAGATAAAAATCTTTATGTACAGTTATATGATGGACTAAAAGAAATGATAATAAATAAAAAATTTAAAGAAAATCAAAAACTTCCAGCTATAAGAAAAATAGCTAATTTTTTTAAAGTAAATACTTCAACCGTTGTAAAAGCTTATGATTTGCTTGAAAAAGAAGGGTTTATTTATAAAAAAACTGGAAGTGGTTGTTTTATATCAAATTTAGAAATTAAAAATAAAAAAGAAATCAATGATTATGATACAAAAGATTTTGAGAGTTTTAAATATGGTCAAATACAATTGCATTCAAATATAAATTTTGCAAGTTCAACACCCTCAATAAATCTTTTTCCCATTAAAAATTTTAAAAAGGTAATAAATAAAGTTTTAGATAGAGATGGTGGAGAAGCTTTTACTTATCAAGAAACACAGGGATATTATCCTTTAAGAGATACAATAAGTAAATCTTTAAAAGACAAAAATATAAATTCTTCTGCTGATAGAATACAAATTGTTTCTGGAGCTCAACAAGCAATAGATATACTATCAAAAATTTTAATAACTCCAGGTGATAAAATAGCTGTTGAAAACCCAACTTATTCTGGAGCAATTTCTTCTTTTAAAAATAGAGGAGCAATTATACAAAGTTTTTCAATAAAAAATGATGGTATTGATTTAAATGAATTTGAAAATTTTTTAAAAAAAAATAAAATAAAATTTTTATACACAATGACTAACTTTCATAATCCTACTGGAATAAAATGGAGTAGTAAAAAAAAGAAAACCCTTTTAAATTTAGCTATTAAATATAATTTTTTAATATTAGAAGATGATTGTTTATCTGAATTATATTTTTATAATAAAGAACCATTATCTTTAAAATCATTAGATACTGAAAATAAGGTTATTTATATAAAGAGTTATTCTAAAATTTTTATGCCTGGTTTAAGACTAGGATTTATCATTCTTCCAGAAAAACTATACATTCCAACACTTGCAGTTAAATATGCAACTGATATTTCAAGTTCAGGATTAAATCAAAGGGCCTTTGAATTATATTTAAAAGAAGGATACTGGAATAATCATATTCAAACAATGAAAAGTTTATTTAAAGAAAGATTTGAATTAATGCTAGATTTAATTCTTAAATATAATATGAATTTATATGCAAAACCACAAGGTGGACTTTATTTTTGGTTAAAAACCAATATTAAAATAGAAAAAGTATATAAAAAAGCTTTAAAAAGAGGAGTTTCAATTTTACCTGGAAGTATTTTTTCATTAAATAACACATCAAATTATTTTAGATTAAGCTTTGCAACCGTTGAAAAAAATGAAATTATTAAAGGTATGAAAATTTTAAATGATATTATAAATAATGATGAAGAAAAAAAGACTTACTTTCCAATAGTTTAA
- a CDS encoding TIGR03960 family B12-binding radical SAM protein, which yields MNISKFLFSTDVLHNVLKPGRYIGGEYNEIIKDKTKLKIAICFPDIYDIGMSHTGFQILYNLFNYYDSVSAERVFLPWIDMIEKMEKYKIPLYSLETYTPVKNFDLLGITLQYELSYPNILKILSMSDIPIYSKDRKEEDPIVLGGGPCSSNPEPVAPFFDAFFIGDGEEIVKNIVEVFNKFKSREQRLIELSKLKGIYVPKLNKPILKNGLLVHDKNKIINSIKLSDLNNFKFPINQIVSNIKIVHLRAIVEIMRGCNRGCRFCHAGMFYRPTRERSVENMEKIIYEILENTGFHEISLLSLSTLDYSMLNELIDRILPYLNEKHVSLSLPSSRVDKFSVELSSKLSSGRKAGLTFAPEAGSQKMRDIINKGIDEKEIFDVVKTAKENGWNRIKLYFMIGLPNETEEDVEEIVKLAKNLKKHSKLKEITVNISVFIPKPHTPFQYSKFEDLKSLKNKIKILYQLKKYKIRVNIQDPYQSYVEAIFALGDQNVSKILYDIVFEENSIFQQWDENFNFNSWARIFNKNEFDASKYLNGFNDILPWDFINTGVSKEFLKNEWEKSKNIEKTEDCRWSSCSMCGVCNKNLKVIVNKEQ from the coding sequence ATGAATATTTCTAAATTTCTTTTTTCTACAGATGTTCTTCATAATGTATTAAAACCTGGAAGATATATAGGTGGAGAATACAATGAAATAATAAAAGATAAAACTAAACTTAAAATAGCTATATGTTTTCCAGATATATATGATATTGGAATGTCTCATACAGGATTTCAAATATTATACAATTTATTTAATTATTATGATAGTGTATCTGCTGAAAGAGTTTTTTTGCCTTGGATAGATATGATTGAAAAGATGGAAAAATATAAAATTCCATTATATTCACTTGAAACATATACACCTGTTAAAAATTTTGATTTATTAGGTATAACTTTACAATATGAGTTGAGTTATCCAAATATATTAAAAATATTGTCTATGTCAGATATACCTATTTATTCTAAAGATAGGAAAGAAGAAGATCCGATAGTACTTGGAGGAGGTCCTTGTTCTTCTAATCCAGAACCAGTAGCTCCTTTTTTTGATGCTTTTTTTATAGGTGATGGAGAAGAAATTGTAAAAAATATTGTTGAAGTATTTAATAAATTTAAAAGTAGAGAACAAAGATTAATAGAACTATCAAAATTAAAAGGTATTTATGTTCCAAAGTTAAATAAACCAATACTAAAAAATGGATTACTTGTACATGATAAAAATAAAATAATAAACTCAATAAAATTAAGTGATTTAAATAATTTTAAATTTCCAATAAATCAAATAGTTTCTAATATAAAAATAGTTCATTTAAGAGCTATTGTTGAAATAATGAGAGGTTGTAATAGAGGATGTAGATTTTGTCATGCTGGTATGTTTTATAGGCCAACAAGAGAACGTTCAGTTGAAAATATGGAAAAGATTATATATGAAATTTTAGAAAATACAGGATTTCATGAAATTTCTTTACTATCATTAAGTACATTAGATTATTCAATGTTAAATGAACTAATAGATAGAATATTACCTTATTTAAATGAAAAACATGTTAGTTTATCGCTTCCATCAAGTAGAGTTGATAAGTTTAGCGTTGAATTGAGCTCAAAGTTATCAAGTGGTAGAAAAGCAGGATTAACCTTTGCACCAGAAGCTGGAAGCCAAAAGATGAGAGATATAATAAATAAAGGAATAGATGAAAAAGAAATTTTTGATGTAGTAAAAACTGCAAAAGAAAATGGTTGGAATAGAATAAAATTATATTTTATGATAGGGTTGCCAAACGAAACAGAAGAAGATGTTGAGGAAATTGTAAAGCTTGCAAAAAATTTAAAAAAGCATTCAAAGTTAAAGGAAATCACGGTAAATATTTCTGTTTTTATACCAAAACCACATACTCCATTTCAATACTCTAAATTTGAAGATTTAAAGTCTTTAAAAAATAAAATAAAGATACTTTATCAATTAAAAAAATATAAAATAAGAGTAAATATACAAGATCCATATCAAAGTTATGTAGAAGCAATATTTGCATTAGGAGATCAAAATGTTTCAAAAATACTTTATGATATAGTTTTTGAAGAAAATTCAATTTTTCAGCAATGGGATGAAAACTTTAACTTTAACTCTTGGGCTAGGATTTTTAATAAAAATGAGTTTGATGCATCAAAATACTTAAATGGTTTTAATGATATTTTGCCCTGGGATTTTATAAATACAGGTGTTTCAAAAGAATTTTTAAAAAATGAATGGGAAAAGTCAAAAAATATAGAAAAAACTGAAGATTGTAGATGGAGTTCTTGTTCTATGTGTGGTGTGTGTAATAAGAACTTAAAGGTAATTGTTAATAAAGAGCAATAA
- a CDS encoding HU family DNA-binding protein, whose amino-acid sequence MNKKELVAALADRSGITKKESEAFINEFVNVVSETLEKGEAVKLVGFGTFEVVERSERKGVNPKTKESITIPAHKAPKFKAGTELKNRVK is encoded by the coding sequence ATGAACAAAAAAGAACTAGTTGCTGCACTTGCAGACAGATCAGGAATAACAAAGAAAGAATCAGAAGCATTTATAAATGAATTTGTAAATGTTGTTTCTGAAACTCTTGAAAAAGGTGAAGCTGTTAAATTAGTTGGATTTGGAACTTTTGAAGTTGTTGAAAGATCAGAAAGAAAAGGGGTTAACCCAAAAACTAAAGAATCTATAACTATACCAGCTCATAAAGCACCTAAATTTAAGGCAGGAACAGAATTAAAAAATAGAGTAAAATAA
- a CDS encoding response regulator produces the protein MARILIVDDEDNIRMLIKEELEDSNFEIVDAPSAKKALQILSNDQEFDIVCTDIEMPDMNGLELAGEIRKKYPNKKIILLTAYSHYKSEMASWAADAYVVKSMDLTELKETINNLLKL, from the coding sequence ATGGCAAGAATTTTAATTGTTGACGATGAAGATAACATTAGAATGTTAATAAAAGAAGAATTAGAAGATAGTAATTTTGAAATAGTAGATGCTCCAAGTGCTAAGAAAGCACTTCAAATTCTTTCAAATGATCAAGAATTCGATATAGTTTGTACAGATATTGAAATGCCTGATATGAATGGATTAGAACTTGCTGGTGAAATAAGAAAAAAATATCCAAATAAAAAAATAATTTTATTAACTGCATATTCTCATTATAAAAGTGAAATGGCGTCTTGGGCAGCTGATGCTTATGTTGTTAAATCTATGGATTTAACTGAACTAAAGGAAACTATAAACAACTTATTGAAATTGTAA
- the ileS gene encoding isoleucine--tRNA ligase, with amino-acid sequence MDYKDSLNLPKTSFKMKANLKQKEPEMLKKWDKMNIEKYVRENRKDAPKFLLHDGPPYANGDIHMGHALNKVLKDVVIKYKTMQGFNAPYVPGWDTHGLPIEHKVTTELGEKAEQLSKVQLRKICKDYALKQVKKQKKGFQRLGVRGEWENPYLTLIPEYEAGVLNVLKSLVESGNVYRNKKPIYWCSECQTALAEAEVEYHDHSSPSIFVKFELEKNTYIVIWTTTPWTLPANVAIALHEKFEYSKVKVNNEYWIMATELVDKVMKTAKIENYEIVEKFLGKEMEGKKAKHPFIDRDSLIVFADYVTLEDGTGCVHTAPGHGAEDYQTGLKYKLPVISPVDEKGFLTEEAGKYAGLKIWDANSVIIKDLEASGHLVAVQKIKHSYPHCWRCKSPIIFRATEQWFVSVDNAGLRQKVLDEIKEVNWIPEWGENRITSMIADRPDWCISRQRSWGIPIPAVRCVETGEVVLTTKMMDQFINIVSKEGTDAWFKKELSEIFPEGIDYDKGSTFEKMEDILDVWIDSGASFESVVNSREELNKFPVDLYLEGSDQHRGWFNSSIFLSVAKYGKAPYKSVLTHGFIKDESGKKMSKSIGNVISPQEIIDQYGADILRLWVSSADYRGDIKISFDILKQQAEVYRKFRNTIRFLLGNIADFSPKNDYVEYKDMEEIDKWALLKLNKLIETVTNYYESYEFYKVHQALNKFCTIDMSSIYLDIIKDRLYTESTKSKLRRSAQTAMYEIAIALTKMMAPILTFTGEEIYLNLPEEAKTFETVQLEKWPEIKEEYNDKKLEEKWNKLLEMREEIMKALEEKRKNKEIGHSLETKVVVEAKSKEYEEILKSFDTYFLADSIIASQFEIGKVENGFEGNIVKVKVTKAEGKKCERCWKIDTEVGNDSEYTDVCPRCAAVLKGER; translated from the coding sequence TTGGATTATAAAGATTCATTAAATTTGCCAAAAACGAGTTTCAAAATGAAAGCAAATTTAAAACAAAAAGAACCAGAAATGTTGAAAAAATGGGATAAGATGAACATTGAAAAATATGTTAGAGAAAATAGAAAAGACGCACCAAAATTTCTTTTACATGATGGACCTCCGTATGCAAATGGTGACATTCATATGGGGCATGCCTTAAATAAAGTTTTGAAAGATGTTGTAATAAAATATAAGACTATGCAAGGATTTAATGCACCATATGTTCCTGGATGGGATACACATGGACTTCCAATAGAGCACAAAGTTACAACTGAACTTGGTGAAAAAGCAGAACAACTTTCAAAAGTACAATTGAGAAAAATTTGTAAAGATTATGCTTTAAAACAAGTAAAAAAACAAAAAAAAGGATTTCAAAGATTAGGAGTTAGGGGAGAATGGGAAAATCCATATCTCACATTAATTCCAGAGTATGAAGCTGGTGTTTTGAATGTTTTAAAAAGTTTAGTTGAATCTGGAAATGTATATAGAAATAAAAAACCTATTTATTGGTGCTCTGAGTGTCAAACTGCTCTTGCAGAAGCAGAAGTTGAATATCATGATCATTCTTCGCCATCTATATTTGTAAAATTTGAATTAGAAAAAAATACTTATATAGTTATTTGGACAACTACACCATGGACGTTACCAGCAAATGTTGCTATAGCACTTCATGAAAAATTTGAGTATTCAAAAGTTAAGGTTAATAATGAATATTGGATAATGGCAACAGAATTAGTTGATAAAGTTATGAAAACTGCAAAAATAGAAAATTATGAAATAGTTGAAAAGTTTTTAGGAAAAGAAATGGAAGGTAAGAAAGCAAAACATCCATTTATTGATAGAGATTCTTTAATAGTTTTTGCAGATTATGTAACTCTTGAAGACGGTACTGGATGTGTACATACAGCACCAGGTCATGGAGCTGAAGATTATCAAACAGGATTAAAATATAAATTACCTGTTATTTCTCCTGTTGATGAAAAAGGTTTTTTAACAGAAGAAGCAGGAAAGTATGCTGGTTTGAAAATTTGGGATGCTAATAGTGTAATTATAAAAGACCTTGAAGCATCTGGTCATTTAGTTGCTGTACAAAAAATTAAACACTCTTATCCACATTGTTGGAGATGTAAGAGTCCTATAATTTTTAGAGCAACAGAACAATGGTTTGTTAGTGTAGATAATGCAGGATTAAGACAAAAGGTTTTAGATGAAATAAAAGAAGTTAATTGGATTCCTGAATGGGGTGAAAATAGAATAACCTCTATGATAGCAGATAGACCAGATTGGTGTATTTCAAGGCAAAGGTCTTGGGGAATTCCTATACCTGCTGTTAGATGTGTTGAGACTGGTGAAGTTGTATTAACTACAAAAATGATGGATCAATTCATAAATATAGTTTCAAAAGAAGGTACTGATGCCTGGTTTAAAAAAGAATTATCAGAAATATTTCCTGAAGGAATAGATTATGATAAAGGAAGTACTTTTGAAAAAATGGAAGATATACTAGATGTTTGGATAGATTCAGGTGCTTCATTTGAATCGGTTGTTAATTCAAGAGAAGAATTAAATAAATTTCCTGTTGATTTATATTTAGAAGGTAGTGATCAACATAGAGGCTGGTTTAATAGTTCTATTTTCTTATCTGTTGCAAAGTATGGTAAAGCACCTTATAAGTCTGTTTTAACTCATGGTTTTATAAAAGATGAATCAGGTAAAAAAATGTCTAAATCAATAGGTAATGTAATAAGCCCTCAAGAAATAATTGACCAATATGGTGCAGATATTTTAAGATTATGGGTTTCTTCTGCTGATTATAGAGGGGATATAAAAATATCTTTTGATATTTTAAAACAACAAGCAGAAGTTTATAGAAAGTTTAGAAATACTATAAGATTTTTACTTGGAAATATTGCTGATTTTAGTCCTAAAAATGATTATGTTGAATATAAAGATATGGAAGAAATAGACAAATGGGCATTGTTGAAATTAAATAAATTAATTGAAACCGTTACTAATTATTATGAAAGTTATGAATTTTATAAGGTTCATCAGGCTTTAAATAAATTCTGTACAATTGATATGAGCTCTATTTATCTTGATATAATAAAAGATAGATTGTATACAGAAAGTACTAAATCAAAGTTAAGAAGATCTGCTCAAACTGCTATGTATGAAATAGCAATTGCACTAACTAAAATGATGGCTCCTATATTAACGTTTACAGGTGAAGAAATTTATTTGAATCTTCCAGAAGAAGCTAAGACATTTGAAACAGTTCAATTAGAAAAATGGCCAGAAATAAAAGAAGAATACAATGATAAAAAACTTGAAGAGAAATGGAATAAATTGCTTGAAATGAGAGAAGAAATAATGAAAGCTCTTGAAGAAAAGAGAAAAAATAAAGAAATAGGTCATTCTTTGGAAACGAAAGTTGTTGTTGAAGCAAAATCAAAAGAATATGAAGAAATATTAAAATCTTTTGATACATATTTTTTGGCAGATTCAATTATAGCATCACAGTTTGAAATTGGTAAGGTTGAAAATGGATTTGAAGGTAATATAGTTAAAGTTAAGGTAACTAAAGCTGAGGGTAAAAAATGTGAAAGATGTTGGAAAATAGATACTGAAGTTGGAAATGATTCAGAATATACTGATGTATGTCCAAGGTGTGCGGCTGTATTAAAAGGTGAAAGATAA
- a CDS encoding ATP-binding protein produces MENILGIIANENPTVLLKTVSLEIAEQLKKKINQETMIFVYESPRKVLKLLGKTFVADDIENYKIFLSYQKEVLNNLKDGKEQLYIFDDTNGFFANKKIFLYPIFSNDVFIGAIGLFEKCVRKNFIKEIFKPFAVIMKLVTESLIIEELKEKIGLSENMTQIIENTLDKNELIKMVLTEIKISLRALDIVYWKVEEDNLFKLDSLGEHIPKSMLSLNNSVEGKCLKDDKGFLIIGYDKLKNMELPFENKIKSSMYVPLKVDGEIIGVLALYNRMDENNYKTYKNFDELDLKFLVDASRRFCLALSRINYYNKIKTEIDKLTSLKSSHEALIKLQKEHLDKMNSLHKISQAVRSTYDKNNAIKITLLGLTSGRGLRYNRALYLERDRVRGFLIPKLWLGPNEDEDVENIWKEANRRSLKYGDLIQYLREESLQLPSNNKLTLKLENKLLAYKGHPVLERVVNKKQIIHVVPHMLKIKKEELEDIYDIIKCDEFLIFPITGKFDTKGVIIIDNKINNVPITNIDIEIIRLFQDSIGLAFEMIENYEELREKTKSLEEQKDLMDYYRRFKENIFQNLDVGIVVVDRNGKIVEWNKKSETIFSRPRENVIGSPINFLAEFVGDDIINTIDEIYETRESLKYPNYKLVMSNEEKIFDIQFSPLWNREIGVIEGVIIVFDDVTDIFVLHQEMERSEKLASMGEMTARIAHEIRNPLTVIGGFLNRMLKKQDNPEAVEKYSTIIKDELYRLEGIVSEILEFSRGKKLPKFEKVNLNDLIKDIVFMFEDFFAQKNIRLKLNYGMDPIEIYADRSRLKQVIINLVKNAIEVVEENGFIGIISGVEDLNAFFEVSNNGEPISHKNQEKLFLPFFTTKTHGTGLGLPICKKIIENEHSGKLFLVKSDEKETIFRVEIPLN; encoded by the coding sequence GTGGAAAATATTCTTGGTATAATTGCTAATGAAAATCCTACAGTGCTCCTTAAAACAGTTTCTTTAGAAATAGCTGAACAATTGAAAAAAAAAATAAATCAAGAAACTATGATATTTGTTTATGAATCTCCAAGGAAAGTTTTAAAACTTCTTGGAAAAACTTTTGTTGCTGATGATATTGAAAATTATAAAATTTTTTTATCATATCAAAAAGAAGTTTTAAATAACTTGAAAGATGGTAAAGAACAATTGTATATTTTTGATGATACAAATGGTTTTTTTGCAAATAAAAAAATATTTTTATATCCTATTTTTTCTAATGATGTTTTTATAGGAGCTATTGGTTTATTTGAAAAATGTGTTAGAAAAAATTTTATAAAAGAAATATTTAAACCTTTTGCTGTTATTATGAAATTAGTTACAGAATCTTTAATAATAGAAGAATTAAAAGAAAAAATAGGATTAAGCGAAAACATGACTCAAATAATAGAAAATACTTTGGATAAAAATGAGTTAATTAAAATGGTTTTAACTGAAATAAAAATTTCTTTGAGAGCATTGGACATAGTTTATTGGAAAGTAGAAGAGGATAATTTATTTAAATTAGATTCTTTGGGAGAACATATTCCAAAATCAATGTTGAGTTTAAATAATTCCGTTGAAGGAAAATGTTTAAAAGATGATAAAGGTTTTTTAATAATTGGATATGATAAATTAAAAAATATGGAACTTCCATTTGAAAATAAAATAAAATCTTCAATGTATGTTCCTTTAAAAGTTGATGGAGAAATAATAGGGGTTCTTGCTCTATATAATAGAATGGATGAAAATAATTATAAAACTTATAAAAATTTTGATGAATTAGATTTAAAATTTTTAGTAGATGCTTCTAGAAGATTTTGTTTAGCTTTAAGTCGTATAAATTATTATAATAAGATAAAAACAGAAATTGATAAATTAACAAGTTTAAAAAGTAGTCATGAAGCTCTTATTAAGTTACAAAAAGAGCATTTAGATAAAATGAACTCATTACACAAAATAAGTCAAGCTGTTAGATCTACTTATGATAAAAATAATGCTATAAAAATTACTTTATTAGGTTTAACTTCAGGAAGAGGGTTAAGATATAATAGAGCTCTTTATCTTGAAAGAGATAGAGTTAGAGGATTTTTAATACCAAAACTTTGGTTGGGACCAAATGAAGATGAAGATGTTGAAAATATTTGGAAAGAGGCAAATAGACGTTCATTAAAGTATGGTGATTTAATTCAATATTTAAGAGAAGAATCTTTACAATTACCTTCTAACAATAAACTTACATTAAAATTAGAAAATAAATTACTTGCATATAAGGGACATCCTGTTCTTGAAAGAGTAGTAAACAAAAAACAAATAATTCATGTTGTTCCGCATATGTTAAAAATAAAAAAAGAAGAATTAGAAGATATTTATGATATTATAAAATGTGATGAATTTTTAATTTTTCCAATAACAGGTAAATTTGATACAAAGGGTGTCATAATTATTGATAATAAAATAAATAATGTTCCTATAACTAATATAGATATAGAAATAATTAGATTGTTTCAAGATAGTATAGGCCTTGCTTTTGAAATGATTGAAAATTATGAGGAACTTCGTGAAAAAACAAAAAGTTTAGAAGAACAAAAAGATTTAATGGACTATTATAGAAGATTTAAAGAAAATATTTTTCAAAACTTAGATGTTGGTATTGTTGTTGTAGATAGAAACGGAAAGATAGTTGAATGGAATAAGAAATCTGAAACTATTTTTTCAAGACCAAGAGAAAATGTAATAGGAAGTCCAATAAATTTTTTGGCAGAATTTGTTGGAGATGATATAATTAATACTATAGATGAAATATATGAAACAAGAGAAAGTTTAAAGTATCCAAATTATAAGCTTGTTATGTCTAATGAGGAAAAAATTTTTGATATACAGTTTTCGCCTCTTTGGAATAGAGAAATTGGTGTAATTGAAGGAGTTATAATAGTTTTTGATGATGTTACTGATATATTTGTTTTGCATCAAGAGATGGAAAGAAGCGAAAAATTAGCATCTATGGGAGAAATGACAGCGAGAATTGCGCATGAAATAAGGAATCCATTAACTGTAATAGGTGGATTCTTAAATAGAATGTTAAAAAAACAAGATAATCCTGAAGCAGTAGAAAAGTATAGTACTATAATAAAAGATGAATTGTATAGATTAGAAGGCATAGTTTCTGAAATACTCGAATTTTCAAGGGGCAAAAAATTGCCTAAATTTGAAAAAGTAAATTTAAATGATTTAATTAAAGATATTGTTTTTATGTTTGAAGATTTTTTTGCACAAAAAAATATAAGGCTCAAATTAAATTATGGAATGGATCCAATAGAAATCTATGCAGATAGAAGTCGTTTAAAACAAGTAATAATAAATTTAGTAAAAAATGCAATAGAAGTGGTTGAAGAAAATGGATTTATAGGAATAATTTCTGGGGTAGAAGATTTAAATGCTTTTTTTGAAGTTAGTAACAATGGAGAACCAATATCTCATAAAAATCAAGAAAAATTATTTTTACCTTTTTTTACTACAAAAACACATGGAACGGGTCTTGGATTACCAATTTGTAAAAAAATAATAGAAAATGAACATAGTGGTAAGTTATTTCTTGTTAAATCAGATGAAAAAGAGACTATTTTTAGAGTAGAAATACCTTTAAATTAA